One Punica granatum isolate Tunisia-2019 chromosome 3, ASM765513v2, whole genome shotgun sequence genomic window carries:
- the LOC116199229 gene encoding aspartic proteinase-like protein 2 isoform X2, with the protein MAAAFGRAGLFVAVAVLPLLCRGFPATLNLERAFPVDHRAELSRLVNRDLVRHGRLLQSSGGVIDFHVQGTFDPFVVGDFYVQIDTGSDVLWVSCRPCNGCPESSGLHIPLNFFDPGSSSTASPVSCSDQRCSLGIQSSDSGCSTQNNMCSYTFQYGDGSGTSGYYVSDLLNFDTIVGNSLTANSTARIVFGCSTTQTGDLTKSDRAVDGIFGFGQQGLSVISQLASEGIAPKAFSHCLRGDGDGGGILVLGEIVEPSIVYTPLVPSQPHYNLNLQSISVNGQTLPIDPSVFATSNGQGTIVDSGTTLAYVTDEVYNPLVNAVTAIVSQAARVVLSKGNQCYIISLSVNEVFPQLSLNFEGGASLLLGPQDYLLQQSSIDGSAVWCMGFQKIQGQGITILGDLVLKNKIFVYDLAGQRIGWANYDCSMSVNVSTAINTGRNEYVNTGDLSRGISIRVASSRELIICCIIASVLCVLITGIFQHL; encoded by the exons ATGGCGGCTGCTTTTGGCCGCGCCGGGTTATTCGTCGCGGTCGCGGTGCTGCCCCTGCTCTGCCGCGGGTTCCCGGCGACCCTGAACCTGGAGAGAGCGTTCCCGGTGGACCACCGGGCCGAGCTGAGCCGGCTCGTAAATCGGGACCTGGTCAGGCACGGGCGGCTTCTGCAGTCCTCCGGCGGCGTCATTGATTTCCACGTCCAAGGGACATTCGATCCCTTTGTTGTCGG GGACTTCTATGTACAGATAGATACGGGAAGTGATGTTCTGTGGGTGAGCTGCCGCCCGTGTAATGGATGCCCTGAATCTAGTGGACTCCAT ATTCCTCTCAACTTCTTTGATCCCGGGAGCTCGTCAACAGCATCTCCAGTCTCTTGCTCCGACCAGAGGTGCAGTTTAGGCATCCAATCATCAGACTCAGGCTGCTCGACTCAAAACAATATGTGCAGTTACACTTTCCAGTATGGAGATGGCAGTGGCACTTCTGGATATTATGTATCAGACTTGCTGAACTTTGATACGATAGTGGGGAATTCTCTGACTGCTAATTCTACGGCTCGTATTGTCTTCGG GTGTAGCACAACACAAACTGGGGACTTGACCAAATCAGATCGGGCAGTGGATGGGATTTTTGGATTTGGACAACAGGGTCTGTCGGTTATCTCGCAACTTGCTTCTGAGGGAATAGCTCCGAAGGCTTTCTCGCACTGCTTAAGAGGAgatggtgatggtggtggGATACTGGTTCTTGGTGAAATCGTGGAGCCAAGCATAGTCTACACTCCCCTTGTCCCATCCCA GCCTCATTACAATCTGAATCTGCAAAGTATTTCTGTTAATGGTCAGACACTGCCAATTGATCCCTCTGTCTTTGCGACATCGAATGGCCAAGGAACCATAGTTGATTCTGGGACGACTTTGGCCTACGTCACTGATGAAGTTTACAATCCCCTGGTTAACGCT GTTACTGCTATTGTGTCTCAAGCTGCACGTGTTGTTCTCTCAAAGGGGAACCAGTGCTATATAATCTCATTGAG TGTCAATGAAGTGTTTCCGCAACTTAGCCTGAATTTCGAGGGTGGGGCCTCCTTGTTATTGGGCCCTCAAGACTACCTACTGCAGCAGAGTTCAATA GACGGTTCAGCGGTGTGGTGCATGGGATTCCAGAAAATTCAGGGCCAGGGAATAACAATATTAGGAG ACCTCGTTTTGAAGAACAAAATTTTTGTCTATGATCTCGCCGGTCAAAGGATTGGGTGGGCTAATTACGATT GTTCAATGTCAGTCAATGTCTCAACAGCCATCAATACAGGGAGAAATGAGTACGTCAACACTGGCGATCTGAGTCGCGGCATCTCAATTAGGGTCGCTTCATCACGGGAACTGATAATCTGTTGTATAATAGCCTCCGttctttgtgttctaatcACTGGGATCTTCCAGCACCTATAG
- the LOC116199229 gene encoding aspartic proteinase-like protein 2 isoform X3 → MECRDGSLYYAKVQLGSPPRDFYVQIDTGSDVLWVSCRPCNGCPESSGLHIPLNFFDPGSSSTASPVSCSDQRCSLGIQSSDSGCSTQNNMCSYTFQYGDGSGTSGYYVSDLLNFDTIVGNSLTANSTARIVFGCSTTQTGDLTKSDRAVDGIFGFGQQGLSVISQLASEGIAPKAFSHCLRGDGDGGGILVLGEIVEPSIVYTPLVPSQPHYNLNLQSISVNGQTLPIDPSVFATSNGQGTIVDSGTTLAYVTDEVYNPLVNAVTAIVSQAARVVLSKGNQCYIISLSVNEVFPQLSLNFEGGASLLLGPQDYLLQQSSIDGSAVWCMGFQKIQGQGITILGDLVLKNKIFVYDLAGQRIGWANYDCSMSVNVSTAINTGRNEYVNTGDLSRGISIRVASSRELIICCIIASVLCVLITGIFQHL, encoded by the exons ATGGAATGTCGGGACGGAAG TCTCTACTATGCTAAGGTTCAGTTGGGTTCTCCTCCAAGGGACTTCTATGTACAGATAGATACGGGAAGTGATGTTCTGTGGGTGAGCTGCCGCCCGTGTAATGGATGCCCTGAATCTAGTGGACTCCAT ATTCCTCTCAACTTCTTTGATCCCGGGAGCTCGTCAACAGCATCTCCAGTCTCTTGCTCCGACCAGAGGTGCAGTTTAGGCATCCAATCATCAGACTCAGGCTGCTCGACTCAAAACAATATGTGCAGTTACACTTTCCAGTATGGAGATGGCAGTGGCACTTCTGGATATTATGTATCAGACTTGCTGAACTTTGATACGATAGTGGGGAATTCTCTGACTGCTAATTCTACGGCTCGTATTGTCTTCGG GTGTAGCACAACACAAACTGGGGACTTGACCAAATCAGATCGGGCAGTGGATGGGATTTTTGGATTTGGACAACAGGGTCTGTCGGTTATCTCGCAACTTGCTTCTGAGGGAATAGCTCCGAAGGCTTTCTCGCACTGCTTAAGAGGAgatggtgatggtggtggGATACTGGTTCTTGGTGAAATCGTGGAGCCAAGCATAGTCTACACTCCCCTTGTCCCATCCCA GCCTCATTACAATCTGAATCTGCAAAGTATTTCTGTTAATGGTCAGACACTGCCAATTGATCCCTCTGTCTTTGCGACATCGAATGGCCAAGGAACCATAGTTGATTCTGGGACGACTTTGGCCTACGTCACTGATGAAGTTTACAATCCCCTGGTTAACGCT GTTACTGCTATTGTGTCTCAAGCTGCACGTGTTGTTCTCTCAAAGGGGAACCAGTGCTATATAATCTCATTGAG TGTCAATGAAGTGTTTCCGCAACTTAGCCTGAATTTCGAGGGTGGGGCCTCCTTGTTATTGGGCCCTCAAGACTACCTACTGCAGCAGAGTTCAATA GACGGTTCAGCGGTGTGGTGCATGGGATTCCAGAAAATTCAGGGCCAGGGAATAACAATATTAGGAG ACCTCGTTTTGAAGAACAAAATTTTTGTCTATGATCTCGCCGGTCAAAGGATTGGGTGGGCTAATTACGATT GTTCAATGTCAGTCAATGTCTCAACAGCCATCAATACAGGGAGAAATGAGTACGTCAACACTGGCGATCTGAGTCGCGGCATCTCAATTAGGGTCGCTTCATCACGGGAACTGATAATCTGTTGTATAATAGCCTCCGttctttgtgttctaatcACTGGGATCTTCCAGCACCTATAG
- the LOC116199228 gene encoding protein argonaute 5 produces MASRGRRGGRGGRGDRQRPAGGGDQPPPAFTPGRAQAGGRGAGSSGPPPRASYARPAATATPSVASSSSAPPPSASSSAQVAQLGRDIEEKLSLGRPGSAIVPPRRPGYGRVGMKCFVRANHFIVEAADKDYFHYDVTISPEIASKQVSREVISNLVHLYGESHLGKRMPAYDGRKSLYTAGPFPFESKEFVVKLPERNDGGSSSKRKDRERLFKVNLKLASHGDLHHLRQFLRGVQPECPQETIQVLDVVLRAQPSILYNVVGRSFFHPTLGATGDLGDGLEYWRGYYQSLRPTQLGLSMNIDLSARAFYDPVIVTDFIQKHFNYRDMTRALSDQDRIKVKKALRGVKVELVHQEYARTYRITGISPQSAQHTMFTLDDNKTSISVVQYFRQKYNIVVKHPNLPCLQAGSDSKPVYLPMEVCKIIRGQRYTRKLNEKQVSNLLRATCQRPNDRERNIRQMVSQRDFGADNLVSNEFGMKVSGDLAKVSARVLPAPMLNYHPSGREATVDPRMGQWNMINKKMINGARVDAWSCINFSMKLNRNVPYDFCDELVNMCNSKGMVFNPRPVLDIKFANVNQLERALADVHKESMTKLAGSNCPQLQLLIIILPDMSGSYGRIKRKCETELGIVSQCCQPRQAAKLSKQYFENVALKINVKVGGRNSVLNDAIHRKIPCVSDMPTIIFGADVTHPQPGDDSSPSIAAVVASMDWPEVTKYRCLVSAQSHREEIIEDLYKKAPNQQGTMHKSMIMDHLKAFRRSTGLKPGRIIFYRDGVSEGQFSQVQLYEIDAIRKACASLEEGYLPPITFVVVQKRHHTRFFPEDQRRTDRSGNILPGTVVDTDICHPTEFDFYLNSHAGIQGTSRPAHYHVLYDENKFTADALQLLTNNLCYTYARCTRSVSIVPPAYYAHLVAFRARYYIEGDYSDGSSSGGRGVREGAVEVRQLPAIKDNVLNVMFFC; encoded by the exons ATGGCTAGCCGAGGAAGGCGAGGCGGCCGCGGCGGTCGTGGAGATCGGCAGCGCCCTGCCGGTGGTGGCGATCAGCCGCCCCCTGCATTCACGCCTGGTCGCGCTCAGGCCGGTGGCCGGGGAGCCGGAAGCTCCGGGCCACCACCCAGGGCCTCCTACGCCCGCCCCGCTGCGACTGCAACCCCCAGTGTTGCTTCCAGCTCTTCTGCTCCGCCGCCTTCGGCATCTTCGTCGGCCCAGGTGGCTCAGCTTGGGCGCGACATTGAAGAGAAGCTGTCCTTGGGGCGGCCTGGGTCGGCCATTGTGCCTCCCAGGAGGCCTGGCTACGGTCGGGTTGGCATGAAATGTTTCGTTCGTGCCAACCACTTCATCGTCGAGGCCGCCGACAAGGATTATTTCCACTACGAC GTGACGATTAGTCCCGAGATTGCCTCGAAGCAAGTCAGTAGGGAGGTGATCTCCAATCTTGTTCACCTCTATGGTGAATCGCATTTGGGCAAGAGAATGCCTGCTTATGATGGCAGGAAGAGCCTCTACACAGCAGGCCCCTTCCCTTTTGAGTCCAAAGAATTTGTTGTTAAGCTTCCTGAGAGGAATGATGGAGGTTCGAGTTCCAAGAG GAAGGATCGCGAACGCCTGTTTAAGGTTAACTTGAAGCTTGCCTCGCATGGTGATCTTCATCACCTTCGTCAATTTCTCAGGGGCGTGCAGCCGGAATGCCCTCAGGAGACTATACAAGTGCTTGATGTGGTTCTAAGGGCACAACCCTCAATCTT ATATAATGTTGTAGGCCGATCCTTTTTCCACCCGACCCTCGGCGCAACAGGGGATCTTGGGGATGGTCTTGAGTATTGGCGAGGGTACTATCAGAGTTTGAGGCCTACTCAGCTTGGCCTCTCAATGAATATTG ATCTTTCTGCAAGAGCCTTCTATGATCCTGTTATCGTGACAGATTTCATCCAGAAGCATTTCAACTACAGAGACATGACCAGAGCTCTATCTGATCAGGATCGCATCAAG gtgaagaaagctttgagagGGGTGAAGGTCGAGCTTGTCCACCAAGAATATGCCAGAACGTACAGGATTACTGGAATTTCTCCCCAATCTGCCCAGCACACCAT GTTTACACTTGATGATAACAAAACAAGTATTTCAGTTGTCCAGTATTTCCGTCAGAAATACAATATTGTTGTAAAACATCCAAATCTGCCTTGCCTTCAAGCTGGCAGTGATTCAAAGCCTGTGTACTTGCCCATGGAG GTTTGTAAAATTATCCGTGGGCAAAGATATACTAGGAAACTCAATGAGAAACAGGTTTCGAATCTGTTAAGGGCAACCTGTCAACGCCCTAATGATAGGGAACGCAACATTAGACAG ATGGTCTCACAGAGAGACTTTGGTGCTGACAATCTAGTCAGCAACGAATTTGGGATGAAAGTAAGTGGTGATCTTGCGAAGGTTTCTGCTCGTGTTTTACCTGCACCGATG TTAAATTATCATCCCAGTGGTAGAGAAGCTACGGTCGATCCAAGGATGGGTCAATGGAACATGATCAACAAG AAAATGATCAATGGGGCGAGAGTTGATGCCTGGTCATGTATAAACTTCTCAATGAAGTTGAACAGAAATGTTCCCTATGACTTCTGCGACGAGCTGGTTAACATGTGCAACAGCAAAGGAATG GTGTTCAACCCCCGACCTGTGCTTGATATCAAGTTTGCCAACGTTAACCAGCTTGAGAGGGCTCTTGCTGATGTGCATAAGGAGTCCATGACAAAACTTGCTGGCTCGAACTGCCCTCAGCTTCAGTTGCTTATCATTATCCTGCCTGATATGAGCGGGTCATATG GAAGGATCAAAAGGAAATGCGAAACTGAGCTGGGAATCGTCTCCCAATGCTGCCAGCCTAGGCAAGCTGCAAAGCTGTCCAAGCAGTACTTCGAGAATGTGGCGTTGAAGATCAACGTTAAG GTTGGTGGAAGGAACTCTGTTCTTAATGATGCTATACACAGAAAAATACCATGCGTGTCTGATATGCCTACCATCATCTTTGGGGCTGATGTGACTCATCCACAACCTGGTGACGATTCTAGCCCTTCTATTGCTGCT GTTGTTGCTTCGATGGACTGGCCTGAGGTAACAAAGTATCGCTGCCTTGTTTCCGCACAATCCCACCGGGAGGAAATTATAGAGGATCTCTACAAGAAAGCTCCAAATCAACAAGGGACAATGCACAAGAGTATGATTAT GGatcacctcaaggcattcagaaGATCGACTGGGCTGAAACCTGGCAGGATTATCTTCTATAG AGATGGAGTTAGTGAGGGCCAGTTTAGTCAGGTGCAGCTGTATGAAATTGACGCAATCCGCAAG GCCTGTGCCTCGCTTGAGGAAGGATACCTGCCTCCTATTACCTTTGTTGTGGTCCAAAAGAGGCACCACACTCGCTTCTTCCCTGAGGACCAGCGGCGCACGGATAGGAGTGGCAATATTCTTCCTG GTACTGTTGTGGATACTGATATCTGCCACCCGACCGAGTTTGATTTTTACTTGAACAGTCATGCTGGTATTCAG GGTACAAGCAGGCCTGCTCACTACCATGTGCTGTATGATGAGAACAAATTTACCGCTGATGCGCTGCAGTTGCTGACCAACAACCTCTGCTACAC CTATGCTCGGTGTACCCGTTCGGTCTCAATTG TTCCTCCTGCATATTATGCACACCTGGTTGCATTCCGCGCACGATACTATATCGAGGGCGACTATTCCGATGGTAGCTCTTCCGGCGGTCGTGGAGTTCGGGAAGGCGCTGTGGAAGTTCGCCAACTTCCTGCAATTAAAGATAACGTGTTGAACGTTATGTTCTTCTGTTGA
- the LOC116199229 gene encoding aspartic proteinase-like protein 2 isoform X4, translating to MECRDGRDFYVQIDTGSDVLWVSCRPCNGCPESSGLHIPLNFFDPGSSSTASPVSCSDQRCSLGIQSSDSGCSTQNNMCSYTFQYGDGSGTSGYYVSDLLNFDTIVGNSLTANSTARIVFGCSTTQTGDLTKSDRAVDGIFGFGQQGLSVISQLASEGIAPKAFSHCLRGDGDGGGILVLGEIVEPSIVYTPLVPSQPHYNLNLQSISVNGQTLPIDPSVFATSNGQGTIVDSGTTLAYVTDEVYNPLVNAVTAIVSQAARVVLSKGNQCYIISLSVNEVFPQLSLNFEGGASLLLGPQDYLLQQSSIDGSAVWCMGFQKIQGQGITILGDLVLKNKIFVYDLAGQRIGWANYDCSMSVNVSTAINTGRNEYVNTGDLSRGISIRVASSRELIICCIIASVLCVLITGIFQHL from the exons ATGGAATGTCGGGACGGAAG GGACTTCTATGTACAGATAGATACGGGAAGTGATGTTCTGTGGGTGAGCTGCCGCCCGTGTAATGGATGCCCTGAATCTAGTGGACTCCAT ATTCCTCTCAACTTCTTTGATCCCGGGAGCTCGTCAACAGCATCTCCAGTCTCTTGCTCCGACCAGAGGTGCAGTTTAGGCATCCAATCATCAGACTCAGGCTGCTCGACTCAAAACAATATGTGCAGTTACACTTTCCAGTATGGAGATGGCAGTGGCACTTCTGGATATTATGTATCAGACTTGCTGAACTTTGATACGATAGTGGGGAATTCTCTGACTGCTAATTCTACGGCTCGTATTGTCTTCGG GTGTAGCACAACACAAACTGGGGACTTGACCAAATCAGATCGGGCAGTGGATGGGATTTTTGGATTTGGACAACAGGGTCTGTCGGTTATCTCGCAACTTGCTTCTGAGGGAATAGCTCCGAAGGCTTTCTCGCACTGCTTAAGAGGAgatggtgatggtggtggGATACTGGTTCTTGGTGAAATCGTGGAGCCAAGCATAGTCTACACTCCCCTTGTCCCATCCCA GCCTCATTACAATCTGAATCTGCAAAGTATTTCTGTTAATGGTCAGACACTGCCAATTGATCCCTCTGTCTTTGCGACATCGAATGGCCAAGGAACCATAGTTGATTCTGGGACGACTTTGGCCTACGTCACTGATGAAGTTTACAATCCCCTGGTTAACGCT GTTACTGCTATTGTGTCTCAAGCTGCACGTGTTGTTCTCTCAAAGGGGAACCAGTGCTATATAATCTCATTGAG TGTCAATGAAGTGTTTCCGCAACTTAGCCTGAATTTCGAGGGTGGGGCCTCCTTGTTATTGGGCCCTCAAGACTACCTACTGCAGCAGAGTTCAATA GACGGTTCAGCGGTGTGGTGCATGGGATTCCAGAAAATTCAGGGCCAGGGAATAACAATATTAGGAG ACCTCGTTTTGAAGAACAAAATTTTTGTCTATGATCTCGCCGGTCAAAGGATTGGGTGGGCTAATTACGATT GTTCAATGTCAGTCAATGTCTCAACAGCCATCAATACAGGGAGAAATGAGTACGTCAACACTGGCGATCTGAGTCGCGGCATCTCAATTAGGGTCGCTTCATCACGGGAACTGATAATCTGTTGTATAATAGCCTCCGttctttgtgttctaatcACTGGGATCTTCCAGCACCTATAG
- the LOC116199229 gene encoding aspartic proteinase-like protein 2 isoform X1, translated as MAAAFGRAGLFVAVAVLPLLCRGFPATLNLERAFPVDHRAELSRLVNRDLVRHGRLLQSSGGVIDFHVQGTFDPFVVGLYYAKVQLGSPPRDFYVQIDTGSDVLWVSCRPCNGCPESSGLHIPLNFFDPGSSSTASPVSCSDQRCSLGIQSSDSGCSTQNNMCSYTFQYGDGSGTSGYYVSDLLNFDTIVGNSLTANSTARIVFGCSTTQTGDLTKSDRAVDGIFGFGQQGLSVISQLASEGIAPKAFSHCLRGDGDGGGILVLGEIVEPSIVYTPLVPSQPHYNLNLQSISVNGQTLPIDPSVFATSNGQGTIVDSGTTLAYVTDEVYNPLVNAVTAIVSQAARVVLSKGNQCYIISLSVNEVFPQLSLNFEGGASLLLGPQDYLLQQSSIDGSAVWCMGFQKIQGQGITILGDLVLKNKIFVYDLAGQRIGWANYDCSMSVNVSTAINTGRNEYVNTGDLSRGISIRVASSRELIICCIIASVLCVLITGIFQHL; from the exons ATGGCGGCTGCTTTTGGCCGCGCCGGGTTATTCGTCGCGGTCGCGGTGCTGCCCCTGCTCTGCCGCGGGTTCCCGGCGACCCTGAACCTGGAGAGAGCGTTCCCGGTGGACCACCGGGCCGAGCTGAGCCGGCTCGTAAATCGGGACCTGGTCAGGCACGGGCGGCTTCTGCAGTCCTCCGGCGGCGTCATTGATTTCCACGTCCAAGGGACATTCGATCCCTTTGTTGTCGG TCTCTACTATGCTAAGGTTCAGTTGGGTTCTCCTCCAAGGGACTTCTATGTACAGATAGATACGGGAAGTGATGTTCTGTGGGTGAGCTGCCGCCCGTGTAATGGATGCCCTGAATCTAGTGGACTCCAT ATTCCTCTCAACTTCTTTGATCCCGGGAGCTCGTCAACAGCATCTCCAGTCTCTTGCTCCGACCAGAGGTGCAGTTTAGGCATCCAATCATCAGACTCAGGCTGCTCGACTCAAAACAATATGTGCAGTTACACTTTCCAGTATGGAGATGGCAGTGGCACTTCTGGATATTATGTATCAGACTTGCTGAACTTTGATACGATAGTGGGGAATTCTCTGACTGCTAATTCTACGGCTCGTATTGTCTTCGG GTGTAGCACAACACAAACTGGGGACTTGACCAAATCAGATCGGGCAGTGGATGGGATTTTTGGATTTGGACAACAGGGTCTGTCGGTTATCTCGCAACTTGCTTCTGAGGGAATAGCTCCGAAGGCTTTCTCGCACTGCTTAAGAGGAgatggtgatggtggtggGATACTGGTTCTTGGTGAAATCGTGGAGCCAAGCATAGTCTACACTCCCCTTGTCCCATCCCA GCCTCATTACAATCTGAATCTGCAAAGTATTTCTGTTAATGGTCAGACACTGCCAATTGATCCCTCTGTCTTTGCGACATCGAATGGCCAAGGAACCATAGTTGATTCTGGGACGACTTTGGCCTACGTCACTGATGAAGTTTACAATCCCCTGGTTAACGCT GTTACTGCTATTGTGTCTCAAGCTGCACGTGTTGTTCTCTCAAAGGGGAACCAGTGCTATATAATCTCATTGAG TGTCAATGAAGTGTTTCCGCAACTTAGCCTGAATTTCGAGGGTGGGGCCTCCTTGTTATTGGGCCCTCAAGACTACCTACTGCAGCAGAGTTCAATA GACGGTTCAGCGGTGTGGTGCATGGGATTCCAGAAAATTCAGGGCCAGGGAATAACAATATTAGGAG ACCTCGTTTTGAAGAACAAAATTTTTGTCTATGATCTCGCCGGTCAAAGGATTGGGTGGGCTAATTACGATT GTTCAATGTCAGTCAATGTCTCAACAGCCATCAATACAGGGAGAAATGAGTACGTCAACACTGGCGATCTGAGTCGCGGCATCTCAATTAGGGTCGCTTCATCACGGGAACTGATAATCTGTTGTATAATAGCCTCCGttctttgtgttctaatcACTGGGATCTTCCAGCACCTATAG